TCTCTCTGATCATATATGTCCGAAGCTCATCCTCCATTTTTAGTTCTTTTGCTTTTGCATCGTTTTTTTTTTCGCTTTTTTGCTCTTCCTTCATAATTTCGTACATCTGTGCGATTGCAAATCTTCGCACTCATAACATCTCCTTTAATTTCACCTATACCACTTGGAATTGGGAATCTGATATATTGATGCAATGTTGATGTTATAGCCTTTATCGCATGCACCCATGGCCTTCCCAATAACATGTTGTACGGTGATTCTATATCAATCACACATAGTgttatctttgtttttatttctcCCAGTAATATTCGCATCACAGTTTCCCCTTTTGGTTTTGTGACTGCTTTATTGAATCCATGTATCTTATAAGTTGGACGTTTCATCTCTACATTTTCGTATCCCATtgctttgaatgtgcgataaaataagATATCAACTCCGCTTCCTGTATCTATCAGCGTTCTATCGATCATCCATTCCTCTGATTTCTTTTTGATCACAATATTTTCTCCTCGTTCAGCTGTAACTGTGATTACCAATGGATTTATTTGGTTTAGATTTTCTTATGGAATTTCATCTGCTTCAAATGTAATCTCCACTTTTTCCCATTCTTTTAATGGAGACTCATTTTCTACCGTTTCCACCTTCTTTCCTTCGTGATTTCGCTTATGAATCCTTCCAGTTATTCCCGCTTGAAAATCCGCATCAGAGATTGATTCTTTGGTTATAGAATTACACTGCATATCTCTACCTCTTCTTTGTATTATTATGATTCTTGCTTTTTCCATAGATTCTTTATTGttctttcttagtttttttttaaatcttcagATCTATCTTCtttttcaagattttgtaaactttctaacaggatttatcacccaaccctgtttctggcgccaaaaatgtagttgcaagtTTCCTTACAACCACACTCCACTATAACTATAATCAATATTAGGTAATCATCATTAAACTCTTCATTGATTATAAAGACTTAAGTCGGTTTACAAGatggatacaagtattacaacaatcttacttgctcctagattcaatttctctctcctaatttcttgtctaacacttgGTAGGCTTGTAAAagttcctaaaaattatccccggccaaaaacttggtgggcccggagaagtatataaaatgaagcgcaataaaaacgggggcctacagtaataccgcaagtgcacggtcgtcggttgtagctcgtgcaagtacgggtcgatccacagaggtcgggtgtgttttgtgtgtttagctattttgggttcctaaattgctattgggctctaaatttgctttgggcttagtgtactaatgggtttgataacaataaaatgaactgagcttgggctcagttggtctttgaagtgtaaatgggctttgattgaagttggctttggctttagcctatcagtacactaggctttggccttaaacttaggcttgggctgaactgggccttttcttgttctgaacctatttctgggccttaatgaactaaaccttgggctttgtatctttggaattgcactgggccttgggctttaaacctttggtttcaatgaactgaattgggctcagcttttgaagtgagttttgggctcagcagcagcagggtaGCAGACAGCAAGAGtagagaaggcaatgcagcagcagcacaagaaaGGAATGCagtagcagcacaagtgctgcacagcagctgcagggcagtggaataagagaagcaacagagttgcagcaagccaaaagaagtagcagcaatagaggtaaatcagcaaataacagaaaacagtgcaagatgaatgcacaagcaacagaatgtacaagcagcagcagcacaaggcagtgaagaaaatgcacaacaggagaaaatagcaaacaaaagcaacacagggcaaaaacaaggaacaaagcaagtgaaccaaggcctaaggccaagggcagggatgtggagaaactgaaagtggggaaaactaaggcaagaatacaggcatactaaaagaatgggaagagaattagcttgctatgagcactaatttctcccaatgctcaatcaacagtgcaacctaagcatacacaaggaatggcaagataatcagcttgctatgagcactgatttcttccattgcacaatcaaatcaaagcttcaaatgtatctagcctagcattccatcaaactaacagtgcacaaacttaacactaaactagacatggcactaacagtgacaaagcaatgaggataactatcaacaggaacatcacacattaacagtgaacaacactaacaggaattgaaaacaagaaattaaaatacacatttaacataagcacattaacaggaaaataacacatttaacatatgcagtgaaactaaaattgaacattaacaggagaaccttaacagaacatagttaacatgaacatgaaattgaactgaaacacattaaagagaaaaaaacattaacattaacaggacatgaaagtcctggatgccggctaatccaagcataaagTTTCTACACCAATCCCACTCCCAcacacatatttatacccaatacccaattagggttacaataaaaatccccaaatttctccaatgacagtacagttagggtttggtaaattcttacctaatttgatgtagcaacatcaaattaaactcgacccatgctttgtaattgctccctgacctcttctcatgcgccaattgcaactctaggttacctaatttatcagtTCTTCACGCCTAGGTTTCAGGaaaagaagcgtgaaaaagtgagaaaatagggaactagagggctaggggggagatgggttttggttgttggtcgatagggtgatgatggtggaggtgtggtggtggcagtggcagaggtggtgttctggtggtggcaggacatggtgtttgcagagctgcagaggggaaggaagaggggctcgactgttttgggaagaaggggggtgtttggttaggtggtagggctcgggtgctccagtgtgtggcggcttcatcgatttttgatgttcagcgagactaagccgtgagatgtggagctggtaggtagatcggacggtgatgaagtgaagcttgtagcgaccgggattatataatacaacaaaatcaacgatgccagatggagttaggtgttgtagtgttagtcgGAGATATcgaacttcgatgcacagcaagggagcgaccgttggattcaactaccatctaatctgaaggcttggaatttcagcgctgtggtgcttggcagagacttcatattttgatgctctatgaaggagcgaccgtcggattcttctgagaactgatctgatggctgagaacggaggcgttttgtgtgtagaaaatgaggttgtgcgcaccattcttcgcggcttccttgcgtgatttctcccggcttttcactacttttctgctcttttgctccgcgactcatccgaactttatttattacctaaaaatgcaaaattaattaagaaaaatatttattcttgaaaacaatgaaaatacagaatatgggataaaatgtagaattaatgcataaaagatgagttaaatgccaacaaaaagggataaatatatacaatatttggcactcatcaaatacccccaaacctgaattttacttgtcctcaagtaaacaaaactaaggaaatcctaactataccattgtcgctggtctctcgaatgcatttagcgtatgcactaagccttttaaaccactaagtgtccctagtggacgagttgaagtctcgtgaaggtttaccagaggtgtgcctacaaaacctaaggacaaatataagctcagattccatcaaacgtgacatgtgcaaacagtttaagctcacagaaaatggagatgtcaatctagctatcgaaggcacaatcctagcactgataacaaataaggacatgtgataagagtgtaaagtgtatctacacatgtgtaaagaaagatctgaagttatgactactaatcaccaagagatagtttctcaggctaagaactgaggtcgaaatctagctagctgtccggactttacgagaattgtgaatgagttggaggtatttcacaattactcgcgttgtacatcaatggcatacacccttccttgcttattacaatgaaacaacaaaagatgacaaattacatgactcttatttacattgattactctctttttatttttggaacaagagaggatggaattgataaatacttgatttttttttttttttctgataaattttttttttttttttttttttctgaatataacatcgttttttttttttttttttttttttttttttttttttttttttttttttttaggaaacacttttgatacataaacaaaaggaaacaaaagattacatgaactttgcaagaggtagcccttttgatgcacccagttaaattcgatggttgtctttcttaatgtaacctccaccttctatcccaaccaaccaaagaacaagctagtcaagtttcgttcagtattctaaagtgattggcaatcgtaacttcctatcaaacaccttgaagatcgaggccatacatgtattggtagatcgtgcgcgtgcaaatttcttatcactatgtgaattgtgctagaatcagggtgcctaaatatctagactaagactcctaataattacatatttgcacaagagtcaacatttcaaggtaaatgagctccattttttatgatttttttttatttttttaatttttttgaattttgatttttcaatttttttggaatttttcaattttttcaaaaagaagaaggagtcgTTTTCAATTATGAAATATCATGGTATCtgctctatacccccaaacctaaactaaacattgtcctcaatgtttcaaaatatggaaagaattaaagtgcaacatatggaaagggacatgctgagtagagtaaaaggagagagaatacccgatttcggcgaaagcagaattaaaactccgttattcaaggcaaaaatccaacatatttcagccgagatcaattggattagcaaaatatatacaaaaggaaatttaaactaacacattatctacaagaaaatttggttttttaatgggattggactttttggaaaaatttggttttgttgggaaaaagacaaattttggttttgatgggaaaacgaaaaagaaaatttggtttaaaaatgggagcaaagtagaaatttggttttaaaaattgggagcaaaagaattttttttttttttttttttttttttttttttttttaaaaaaaacaagGGAAAAAGTaacgtaattttttttttttttttttttaataataaaaagaagaaaataaaatttggtttttgaaatgggagcaagcccactgtttgtctctaatggaatggaaggaaggctgcagcccaggaaacactaagttttaattttgaaagtttaatttggcccagttggttaaggcccgacgtttgttttaaaactttggtttcgaggtccactcttgagtggaaacaagcccacaatcggttacaagctcagctgggtttaaacccagagtccaaaatacaagtccaatgaaagaatttaaacaagcccacacaaaataaatacaagcccacaaattaaacaacaagcccacaaataaattattacaaacccaaaatagaaaaataaaaagcccaaaaaattgggttaattattacaagcccacaattaaagaaatttggaagcccacaggttgggttctctcaatggaatgggtttaggcttacctttttagcacagcccagctgctctgatattgttgcaaaaacccagttgggttttggttcttttccttggtggcgtcccagcagaggaaaaacaggttcagaacagcaggtccaacagcaaatgaagtgaagcagatgcagatgcaaatgctatgaaatgaaatacaaaatagctaaagaaaaacacagataaaacacagcaccaatccccggcagcggcgccaaaaacttggtaggcttgtaaaagttcctaaaaattatccccggccaaaaacttggtgggcccagagaagtatataaaatgaagcgcaataaaaacgggggcctacagtaataccgcaagtgcacggtcgtcggttgtagctcgtgcaagtacgggtcgatccacagagatcgggtgtgttttgtgtgtttagctattttgggttcctaaattgctattgggctctaaatttgctttgggcttagtgtactaatgggtttgataacaataaaatgaactgagcttgggctcagttggtctttgaagtgtaaatgggctttgattgaagttggctttggctttagcctatcagtacactaggctttggccttaaacttaggcttgggctgaactgggccttttcttgttctgaacctatttctgggccttaatgaactaaaccttgggctttgtatctttggaattgcactgggccttgggctttaaacctttggtttcaatgaactgaattgggctcagcttttgaagtgagttttgggctcagcagcagcagggtaGCAGACAGCAAGAGtagagaaggcaatgcagcagcagcacaagtgctgcacagcagctgcagggcagtggaataagagaagcaacagagttgcagcaagccaaaagaagtagcagcaatagaggtaaatcagcaaataacagaaaacagtgcaagatgaatgcacaagcaacagaatgtacaagcagcagcagcacaaggcagtgaagaaaatgcacaacaggagaaaatagcaaacaaaagcaacacagggcaaaaacaaggaacaaagcaagtgaaccaaggcctaaggccaagggcagggatgtggagaaactgaaagtgaggaaaactaaggcaagaatacaggcatactaaaagaatgggaagagaattagcttgctatgagcactaatttctcccaatgctcaatcaacagtgcaacctaagcatacacaaggaatggcaagataatcagcttgctatgagcactgatttcttccattgcacaatcaaatcaaagcttcaaatgtatctagcctagcattccatcaaactaacagtgcacaaacttaacactaaactagacatggcactaacagtgacaaagcaatgaggataactatcaacaggaacatcacacattaacagtgaacaacactaacaggaattgaaaacaagaaattaaaacatacacatttaacataagcacattaacaggaaaataacacttttaacatatgcagtgaaactaaaattgaacattaacaggagaaccttaacagaacatagttaacatgaacatgaaattgaactgaaacacattaaagagaaaaaaaacattaacattaacaggacatgaaagtcctggatgccggctaatccaagcataaagtttctacaccaatcccacactacatatttatacccaatacccaattagggtttacaataaaaatccccaaatttctccaatgacagtacagttagggtttggtaaattcttacctaatttgatgtagcaacatcaaattaaactcgacccatgctttgtaattgctccctgacctcttctcatgcgccaattgcaactctaggttacctaatttatcagttcttcacgcctagggtttcaggaaaagaagcgtgaaaaagtgagaaaatagggaactagagggctagggggagatgggttttggttgttggtcgatagggtgatgatggtggaggtgtggtggtggcagtggcagaggtggtgttctggtggtggcaggacatggtgtttgcagagctgcagaggggaaggaagaggggctcgactgttttgggaagaaggggggtgtttggttaggtggtagggctcgggtgctccagtgtgtggcggcttcatcgatttttgatgttcagcgagactaagccgtgagatgtggagctggtaggtagatcggacggtgatgtgaagtgaagcttgtagcgaccgctggattatataatacaacaaaatcaacgatgccagatggagttaggtgttgtagtgttagtcgGAGATATcgaacttcgatgcacagcaagggagcgaccgttggattcaactaccatctaatctgaaggcttggaatttcagcgctgtggtgcttggcagagacttcatattttgatgctctatgaaggagcgaccgtcggattcttctgagaactgatctgatggctgagaacggaggcgtttttgtgtgtagaaaatgaggttgtgcgcaccattcttcgcggcttcctttcgtgatttctcccggcttttcactacttttctgctctttttgctccgcgactcatccgaactttatttattacctaaaaatgcaaaattaattaagaaaaatatttattcttgaaaacaatgaaaatacagaatatgggataaaatgtagaattaatgcataaaagatgagttaaatgccaacaaaaagggataaatatatacaatatttggcactcatcaacactCACTAAAAGAATCCCCCTACAAGTAATAACCTCTACTCTttatataagatcttacatagtggatgacagctaagagatcctttattttcggaatcactatgCGATACACTCGCTCATATAAAATCACTCGTTCTCGCACAGATCTTCAcattttactcgtgactttgctgacatcatccggtgcgtcatctcaaccttGTTGTGTGCGATCTCCCTTGTTTGAGTTATATAGTCTTTACTTCGCATGCTTGATAACatatgcgatatttcactcctacaaggACGTCATTAATCAAACAACAAATGAACACAAAACATACCTTAAGTAAATCTTTGATTTCATGATGCTAAAGCTCAATATCATTTTCAGAAGATAGATCAAGAATTCTATCAAGCAAGTCACCGGAATTACTACTTTTCCCCACTCTATACTGCAACAATAACAATTTCTGATCTATTATCTTATTAAATATGTCTTCCAATATTCGAACATTATCCCTCATACGACGTCTAATACATTGCGCATCCAAAAATCTAAGAATCGGAAAATAATCAAAAAGATTTGATTTCACAACTTCCAAAATAACTCCTTTAACAACAGTTTTAAACGTAGAAATAAAATTTGAATCAAAATCAGCTAAATCAATTGAAAAAACTATATTTGATATCAAGTTAAGAATAGTAAGAAAAGTTGCTTGACCAATATCAACCGCACAACCAATGCTTGCATTTTGGTGAACGTGAGAAACAAGGTCAGTTAACTTTTGTTGTCTTAGGTCCTCACTTGCATCAAGTTTCTGAGCATTGAAAATgtgtgaatttgttaattttctaaGATTTCTCCATTGAAGACACACAGATAGACAAATCATTGAAGATTTATGGTCATCATATGCCGCAATTGCGTCAGAAACGGTACGACTAGAAAACGAATGGTCACGCTTCTGAAGAATTTCTTTTGCCATTGTTGATGAGGAAATAACAACTGTTGTTGAAGAACTAAGTTTGATTGACATTAATGGTCCATAAACTTCAGTGAGCCGAGCCAATGATTCAGGATGTTTTTTTCCGAGGCTGAATAGATTTCTGATGATCGGTAAAGGAACCGGACCAGGTGGGAGATTTGTACCTGAAGATTTGGTAATCCATGACCACATTTTTAAAAATGTCCATGAAACcaacactacgggaaaaatatacatctacaactggagatttacaactcttcgctaaacatcgtagaaagtcatatgttttacaactggtatcaaaggaagagttgtcgtatatcatcactgccaacccttaggaaacaagggtttgcgctaagaaaacaaacgacaactccttaagcaaaaacgttgtgacgacatttagctataacaactctgttccataaaggtagtgactaagcctatcacaattttcacaagagttgttgaagaacaccaaaatatgatgatgaaaaatagtgttagaggggagattcgaacatgaacctactgcatggaagtctggctcatcaaccatccttacagttcacaagttttgttttgttttgttttgtttgttttgtaataaaaacgtataacaacacttataagtgttgttgaagtaaaaatatagaatgttagaaAAAATGAGATTAtaagggagattcgaacatgaatctactgcatggaagtctagcacatcaaccatccttacagttcacaagttttggttgtttttttttcttaataaaaatgcataacaacacttataagtgttgttgaagtaaaaatatagaacgttGGCAGAAATGAGGATTgggggatttgatcctcagcctcctgcatgaaagtctacaccactaaccattcctacactatcacaagttctgtcAAGTTTGTGGTTATTTAATATACTAATTTTAAGACAACCCTTTATAAGAGTTGTGAAACAAAATATTATGTCCAAAAAAAAGGCTCAGGTGACTAAGGCgcaaaatattctgaaggaatcttacttgtaaatggatggattcgtcgttcttaccaagtttccgaattagagtagtccactcatggaaaggttttgatctcggagcctggtttgcatacaatatggagaaatagggtttgtttaaggtttcgtagaatattccgaaggaatcttacctgtaaattgatggattcgtcgttcttaccaagtttctgacttagagtagtccactcgcagccaggtttcgatctccgagcctgTTTTGCATGTTATATTCATAAAtaggtttttttaaggtttcgtagaatattccgaaagaatattACCTACAAAAGAATTGGTCGTTCgtaacaagtttctgacttagtagtccactcgcggccaggtttcgatctcggagcctggtatgcatacaatatgcagaaatatggtttgtttaaggtttcgtagaatattccgatggaatcttacctgtagatcgatggattcgtcgttcttaccaagtttctgacttagtagtccactcgcggacaggtttcgatcttggagcctggtttgcatccaatatgcataaatagggtttgtttaaggtttcgtagaatattccgaaggaatcttacctgtaaatggatggattcgtcgttcttacaaagtttctgaattatagtagtccactcccggccagatttcgatctcggagcctggtttgcatacaatatggagaaatagggtttgtttaaggtttcgtagaa
The nucleotide sequence above comes from Papaver somniferum cultivar HN1 chromosome 8, ASM357369v1, whole genome shotgun sequence. Encoded proteins:
- the LOC113305267 gene encoding geraniol 8-hydroxylase-like, which gives rise to MWSWITKSSGTNLPPGPVPLPIIRNLFSLGKKHPESLARLTEVYGPLMSIKLSSSTTVVISSSTMAKEILQKRDHSFSSRTVSDAIAAYDDHKSSMICLSVCLQWRNLRKLTNSHIFNAQKLDASEDLRQQKLTDLVSHVHQNASIGCAVDIGQATFLTILNLISNIVFSIDLADFDSNFISTFKTVVKGVILEVVKSNLFDYFPILRFLDAQCIRRRMRDNVRILEDIFNKIIDQKLLLLQYRVGKSSNSGDLLDRILDLSSENDIEL